In the Catenulispora sp. MAP5-51 genome, one interval contains:
- a CDS encoding prephenate dehydrogenase produces the protein MRSALVVGTGLIGTSIALALTRRGIEVHLSDSDEGAARTAASLGAGRTGRPPQPVDLCILAVPPARIGTMLAQAQREDWARVYTDVGSVKAMVHGSAEEAGADLSRFIGGHPLAGRERSGPLAARSDLFEGRPWVLTPGSTTSRDALNQALELVSLCGAVPVVMDTEEHDHAVALISHAPHLVAALMAARLENAREESVRISGTGIRDLTRIAGGAPELWEDILSANAPAIAEVLAAYAADLNEAVEALRALAGPDAEAAKRGATDLAELLRRGNAGHARIPGKHGAASASYSAVPVLISDRPGELARLFATAGSVGVNIEDVRIDHSQGREAGLVELLVDPAVADRLAADLAASGWRVQS, from the coding sequence ATGCGTTCCGCCTTGGTCGTCGGTACCGGACTCATCGGCACGTCCATCGCCTTGGCGTTGACCCGCCGCGGTATCGAGGTGCACCTCAGCGACTCCGACGAGGGCGCCGCACGTACCGCCGCCTCGCTCGGCGCCGGCCGGACCGGCCGTCCGCCACAGCCGGTGGACCTGTGCATCCTGGCCGTGCCGCCGGCGCGGATAGGGACGATGCTGGCCCAGGCCCAGCGCGAGGACTGGGCCCGCGTCTACACCGACGTCGGCTCGGTCAAGGCCATGGTGCACGGCTCGGCCGAGGAGGCCGGCGCCGACCTGAGCCGGTTCATCGGCGGCCATCCGCTGGCCGGCCGCGAGCGCTCCGGCCCGCTGGCGGCCCGCTCGGACCTGTTCGAGGGCCGTCCCTGGGTGCTGACACCGGGCTCGACGACCTCCCGCGACGCCCTGAACCAGGCCCTGGAGCTGGTCTCGCTGTGCGGCGCGGTGCCGGTCGTGATGGACACCGAAGAGCACGACCACGCCGTGGCCCTGATCTCGCACGCCCCGCACCTGGTCGCCGCGCTGATGGCGGCGCGCCTGGAGAACGCCCGCGAGGAGTCGGTCCGCATCTCCGGCACCGGTATCCGGGACCTGACCCGCATCGCCGGCGGCGCGCCGGAACTGTGGGAGGACATCCTCTCCGCCAACGCTCCGGCGATCGCCGAGGTCCTGGCCGCCTACGCCGCCGACCTGAACGAGGCGGTCGAGGCGCTGCGCGCCCTGGCCGGCCCGGACGCCGAGGCCGCCAAGCGCGGCGCCACCGACCTGGCCGAGCTGCTGCGCCGGGGCAACGCCGGCCACGCCCGCATCCCCGGCAAGCACGGAGCGGCTTCGGCCTCTTACTCGGCGGTGCCGGTGCTGATCTCCGACCGCCCCGGCGAGCTGGCGCGGCTGTTCGCCACGGCCGGCAGCGTCGGGGTGAACATCGAGGACGTCCGCATCGACCACTCCCAGGGCCGCGAGGCCGGCCTGGTGGAGCTGCTGGTGGACCCGGCCGTGGCCGACCGGCTGGCGGCGGACCTGGCCGCCTCCGGCTGGCGGGTCCAGTCCTGA
- the aroH gene encoding chorismate mutase — protein sequence MAVRAVRGAIQLDVDDRDHLLAGTTELVKQVMEQNGFTVDDLISMLFTATPDLHSEFPALAARELGIVDVPLMCAQEIDVEGAMPRVVRLLAHVDTLRSKHEIQHVYLGGAAALRKDIAQ from the coding sequence ATGGCAGTGCGGGCGGTACGAGGCGCGATCCAGCTGGACGTAGACGACCGGGACCACCTCCTGGCCGGCACTACTGAGCTGGTCAAGCAGGTGATGGAGCAGAACGGCTTCACCGTCGACGACCTGATCAGCATGCTGTTCACGGCCACACCGGACCTGCACAGCGAGTTCCCGGCCCTGGCCGCGCGCGAGCTGGGCATCGTCGACGTGCCGCTGATGTGCGCGCAGGAGATAGATGTCGAGGGCGCGATGCCGCGCGTGGTCCGGCTGCTGGCGCATGTGGACACGCTGCGCTCGAAGCACGAGATCCAGCATGTCTACCTCGGTGGTGCTGCGGCACTGCGCAAGGACATCGCGCAATAG
- a CDS encoding helix-turn-helix transcriptional regulator, with the protein MSIDVSIPPLSPVRAPAKDGAPRRSELASFLRSRRERLDPEVLGLPTGTRRRTPGLRREEVAQLAGVGVTWYTWLEQGRQINASVQVLDAVARTLRLDPAETEHLYQLADVPAVPSMTGCRRLDPEVQQILDGLDPLPASVVNGRSDILAWNRPYALLFPFLVHLPEDKRNSLWSCFTSPKCCHPFVNRQEDLARMVANFRARYGRHVGEPAWDEFVKRLCAASPEFAELWAEHGVADGGVRVKVFRHPAIGDLSVVVTTLDVAATPETRMMVYTPNDDATRERFEMLRLERLPTGTTYPCGHSFDVPA; encoded by the coding sequence GTGAGCATAGACGTTTCCATCCCCCCGCTGTCCCCGGTGCGGGCTCCCGCCAAGGACGGTGCGCCGCGCCGTTCGGAGCTGGCCTCGTTCCTGCGCAGCCGCCGCGAGCGGCTCGACCCGGAGGTCCTGGGCCTGCCCACCGGCACCCGGCGCCGGACCCCGGGCCTGCGCCGCGAGGAGGTCGCGCAGCTCGCCGGCGTGGGGGTGACCTGGTACACCTGGCTGGAGCAGGGCCGGCAGATCAACGCCAGCGTCCAGGTCCTGGACGCGGTCGCTCGCACGCTGCGCCTGGACCCGGCCGAGACCGAGCACCTGTACCAGCTCGCGGACGTCCCGGCCGTTCCGTCGATGACCGGCTGCCGGCGCCTGGACCCGGAGGTCCAGCAGATCCTGGACGGCCTGGACCCGCTGCCCGCCTCGGTGGTCAACGGCCGCAGCGACATCCTGGCCTGGAACCGTCCCTACGCGCTGCTGTTCCCGTTCCTGGTGCACCTGCCCGAGGACAAGCGGAACTCCCTGTGGTCGTGCTTCACCAGCCCCAAGTGCTGCCACCCGTTCGTGAACCGTCAAGAGGACCTGGCTCGGATGGTCGCGAACTTCCGGGCCCGCTACGGCCGGCACGTCGGCGAGCCGGCCTGGGACGAGTTCGTGAAGCGGCTGTGCGCGGCCAGCCCGGAGTTCGCCGAGCTGTGGGCCGAGCACGGCGTGGCCGACGGCGGCGTCCGGGTGAAGGTCTTCCGGCACCCGGCGATCGGCGATCTCAGTGTCGTAGTCACCACCCTCGACGTGGCCGCCACCCCCGAGACCCGGATGATGGTCTACACCCCGAACGACGACGCCACCCGGGAGCGCTTCGAGATGCTGCGGCTGGAACGGCTTCCCACCGGTACCACCTATCCCTGCGGTCACAGCTTCGACGTGCCGGCGTAG
- a CDS encoding MFS transporter — translation MTKTISGSATGPNQVTTSPAGGATATLTPPRTQRGPGAVDAPAGNRRSGLILATVLVGYFMALLDGSIVNVALPSIREKLHATGASLQMVAAGYIIAYAVLLVTGARLGRILGHERLFKAGLLGFTIASLACGLAQNSGELIVFRVIQGIAAAVMLPQVLSLIQQNFQGEARAKAMSAWTAVLASGIVVGQVLGGVLVTANLFGWSWRPVFLVNVPIGIVLYIAAIRSLPSVKPQNTAAGNKVDLAGVLTLSPTILALVVPLVLGHDEHWPIWGWVLLAATVPLLALFLAVERRVARRGTAPILPGRILSMSGMKPSLIVIFLVMVVYAGNLFATAIHLQGALGFSALKTGLAFAPCAASFGLVSYFWRNIPAHLIRRLSVIGLLIGAASMAAQIWMFKDGGYGGLWFYLNQMVFGLGIGIGNAPTMTLALMRVPVSDAADASGTLATNAQLAQVVGIASLGTLYLTVAAGHAVHSAGHAMAYLSGAGVLVTLVAVVFSFHLYRLDKHERAAKAAAVATV, via the coding sequence GTGACCAAGACGATAAGCGGGTCCGCGACCGGACCGAACCAGGTGACGACCTCTCCCGCCGGCGGTGCCACCGCCACGTTAACCCCGCCAAGAACGCAACGCGGCCCGGGCGCTGTAGACGCCCCGGCCGGCAACCGCCGGTCGGGGCTGATCCTGGCGACCGTGCTGGTCGGCTACTTCATGGCCCTGCTCGACGGCTCCATCGTGAACGTGGCGCTGCCCAGCATCCGCGAGAAGCTGCACGCCACCGGCGCAAGCCTGCAGATGGTCGCCGCCGGCTACATCATCGCCTACGCGGTGCTGCTGGTGACCGGGGCCCGGCTGGGCCGCATCCTGGGCCACGAACGGCTGTTCAAGGCCGGACTGCTCGGCTTCACCATCGCCTCGCTGGCCTGCGGGCTGGCGCAGAACAGCGGTGAGCTCATCGTCTTCCGGGTGATCCAGGGCATAGCCGCAGCGGTCATGCTGCCGCAGGTCCTCAGCCTGATCCAGCAGAACTTCCAGGGCGAGGCCCGGGCCAAGGCGATGAGCGCCTGGACCGCGGTGCTGGCCTCCGGGATCGTGGTCGGGCAGGTGCTCGGCGGCGTGCTGGTGACCGCGAACCTGTTCGGCTGGTCGTGGCGCCCGGTGTTCCTGGTGAACGTGCCGATCGGGATCGTGCTGTACATCGCGGCGATCCGCTCGCTGCCCTCGGTGAAGCCGCAGAACACCGCGGCGGGCAACAAGGTCGACCTGGCCGGCGTGCTGACCCTGTCGCCGACCATCCTGGCCCTGGTGGTCCCGCTGGTGCTGGGCCACGACGAGCACTGGCCGATCTGGGGCTGGGTCCTGCTGGCCGCGACCGTGCCGCTGCTGGCCCTGTTCCTGGCCGTCGAGCGCCGGGTGGCGCGCCGAGGCACCGCCCCGATCCTGCCGGGCCGCATCCTGTCGATGTCCGGCATGAAGCCCTCGCTGATCGTGATCTTCCTGGTCATGGTGGTCTACGCCGGCAACCTGTTCGCCACCGCCATCCACCTGCAGGGCGCCCTGGGCTTCAGCGCGCTGAAGACCGGCCTGGCCTTCGCTCCCTGCGCGGCCTCCTTCGGCCTGGTGAGCTACTTCTGGCGGAACATCCCGGCGCACCTGATCCGCCGGCTGTCGGTGATCGGCCTGCTGATCGGCGCGGCCAGCATGGCGGCGCAGATCTGGATGTTCAAGGACGGCGGCTACGGCGGCCTGTGGTTCTACCTGAACCAGATGGTCTTCGGCCTGGGCATCGGCATCGGCAACGCCCCGACGATGACCCTGGCCCTGATGCGGGTCCCGGTCTCCGACGCGGCCGACGCCTCGGGCACCCTGGCCACGAACGCGCAGCTGGCGCAGGTCGTCGGCATCGCCTCGCTGGGCACGCTGTACCTGACGGTGGCCGCCGGCCACGCGGTGCACTCCGCGGGCCACGCCATGGCCTACCTGTCGGGCGCGGGGGTCCTGGTGACGCTGGTGGCGGTGGTGTTCTCCTTCCACCTGTACCGGCTGGACAAGCACGAGCGGGCCGCGAAGGCCGCGGCGGTGGCGACGGTCTGA
- a CDS encoding pseudouridine synthase, translating to MNTPARRSQPSKSGGGRGSGSGGGSRGSGGSRQAGTGSGSGAGRQPAPYGGRSPGKTSGRSGGASGSGGTGGSGNAKQTAPSAGGRDWRDYDPFADPNEEGVRLQKVLAQAGVGSRRVSEDLIAAGRVEVNGEIVRHQGMRVDPETAVIRVDGMRISTAEGIVHFAFNKPVGVISAMDDPDRPNLGDYVRGRNERLFHVGRLDVDTEGLILLTNDGELAHRLAHPSYEIRKVYRAQVYGTVPKDLGRRLREGVDLEDGLARVDHFRLLDSVGRNALVEITIHEGRNRIVRRIMDAVGLPVRGLVRTKFGPISLGDQKPERMRPLNKEEVGAIYKSVGL from the coding sequence ATGAACACCCCCGCTCGCCGTTCCCAGCCCAGTAAGTCCGGTGGAGGCCGGGGCTCCGGCTCCGGCGGCGGATCCCGGGGGTCCGGTGGATCGCGGCAGGCCGGGACGGGCTCCGGGTCCGGCGCCGGTCGTCAGCCCGCGCCCTACGGCGGGCGCTCGCCCGGCAAGACCAGCGGCCGCTCCGGCGGTGCGAGTGGCTCGGGCGGTACCGGCGGCTCCGGTAATGCCAAGCAGACCGCCCCGAGCGCCGGCGGCCGTGACTGGCGCGACTACGACCCCTTCGCGGACCCCAACGAAGAAGGCGTGCGCCTTCAGAAGGTCCTGGCCCAGGCCGGCGTCGGCAGCCGGCGGGTCAGCGAGGACCTGATCGCCGCCGGGCGGGTCGAGGTCAACGGCGAGATCGTGCGGCACCAGGGCATGCGGGTGGATCCCGAGACCGCCGTGATCCGCGTGGACGGCATGCGCATCTCCACCGCCGAGGGCATCGTGCACTTCGCCTTCAACAAGCCGGTCGGTGTGATCTCCGCGATGGACGACCCGGACCGCCCCAACCTCGGCGACTACGTGCGCGGCCGCAACGAGCGCCTGTTCCACGTCGGCCGCCTCGACGTCGACACCGAGGGCCTGATCCTGCTCACCAACGACGGCGAGCTCGCGCACCGGCTGGCGCACCCGTCGTACGAGATCCGCAAGGTCTACCGCGCGCAGGTCTACGGCACCGTCCCGAAGGACCTGGGCCGCCGCCTGCGCGAGGGCGTGGACCTGGAGGACGGCCTGGCGCGCGTCGACCACTTCCGGCTGCTGGACTCCGTCGGCCGCAACGCGCTGGTGGAGATCACCATCCACGAGGGCCGCAACCGCATCGTCCGCCGCATCATGGACGCCGTCGGGCTCCCGGTGCGCGGCCTGGTCCGCACCAAGTTCGGCCCGATCTCGCTCGGCGACCAGAAGCCGGAGCGCATGCGGCCGCTGAACAAGGAAGAGGTCGGCGCGATCTACAAGTCCGTCGGGCTCTAG
- a CDS encoding septum formation family protein: protein MTEPQSNQSPYQGISGPGGSSAPVQDQVPGGAQNPYGQQQNPYGQQQNPYAQPQNPYGNGNGGGSYGPTPKRRRGPVFLYIRAGIFVVVLIIGGISWLVTNSHKSHRDSSGSISKSGNLDAVSLRSGDCYEKPTDASVGFDSVKAIPCTQPHNAQAFYSFTYPNATSVAPSDDDLTANAQPLCESAAKDKVDQSKLPQNAQPSMLFADESTWSQGYHDITCVYENDTDFTGSILKS from the coding sequence ATGACCGAACCTCAATCGAACCAGTCGCCTTACCAGGGCATATCTGGTCCCGGCGGGAGCAGCGCGCCGGTTCAGGACCAGGTACCCGGCGGGGCGCAGAACCCGTATGGCCAGCAGCAGAATCCCTATGGCCAGCAGCAGAACCCTTACGCCCAGCCGCAGAACCCGTACGGCAACGGCAACGGCGGCGGCAGCTACGGCCCCACGCCCAAGCGCCGGCGCGGTCCGGTGTTCCTGTACATCCGCGCCGGGATCTTCGTCGTCGTCCTGATCATCGGCGGCATCAGCTGGCTGGTGACCAACAGCCACAAGTCGCACCGCGACTCCAGCGGCAGCATCAGCAAGAGCGGCAACCTCGACGCCGTCAGCCTGCGCTCCGGTGACTGCTACGAGAAGCCCACGGACGCCTCGGTCGGCTTCGACTCGGTGAAGGCGATCCCCTGCACCCAGCCGCACAACGCCCAGGCCTTCTACAGCTTCACCTATCCCAACGCGACCTCGGTGGCCCCGAGCGACGACGATCTGACGGCCAACGCCCAGCCGCTGTGCGAGAGCGCGGCCAAGGACAAGGTCGACCAGTCCAAGCTCCCGCAGAACGCGCAGCCCAGCATGCTGTTCGCGGACGAAAGCACCTGGTCGCAGGGGTACCACGACATCACCTGTGTGTATGAGAACGACACCGACTTCACCGGCTCGATCCTGAAGAGCTGA
- the scpB gene encoding SMC-Scp complex subunit ScpB: MSDDWEYESPEYAAGDEPAAETEAGPEAVAEPAAPLPAAEATVPSPRSEAKPSLPAPRTTSAEPSLDALDDATWQLSTDMAPLPPLRQCLEAILLVVEEPVADVVLAQITERPRDEVVQTLLELAAEYTEQQRGFDLRQVAGGWRFYTRAACAPLVEKFVLDGQQAKLSQPALETLAVVAYRQPVSRSRISAVRGVNCDGVMRTLLTRGLIEEAGTDVDSGAILYRTTLLFLEKMGMRTLDELPELAPLLPSVESMEESETLA, encoded by the coding sequence ATGAGCGACGACTGGGAGTACGAGAGTCCGGAGTACGCGGCCGGCGACGAGCCCGCTGCCGAGACTGAGGCCGGCCCCGAAGCAGTCGCCGAGCCCGCCGCCCCGCTCCCGGCTGCTGAGGCGACCGTTCCATCGCCCCGCAGCGAGGCCAAGCCCTCGCTCCCAGCGCCGCGCACAACCTCCGCCGAGCCGTCCCTGGACGCCCTCGACGACGCCACCTGGCAGCTCTCCACCGACATGGCCCCGCTGCCGCCCCTGCGCCAGTGCCTGGAGGCCATCCTGCTGGTGGTCGAGGAGCCGGTGGCCGATGTGGTCCTGGCCCAGATCACCGAGCGTCCGCGCGACGAGGTCGTCCAGACCCTCCTGGAACTCGCGGCCGAGTACACCGAGCAGCAGCGCGGTTTCGACCTGCGGCAGGTGGCCGGCGGCTGGCGGTTCTACACCCGCGCGGCCTGTGCGCCGCTGGTGGAGAAGTTCGTCCTCGACGGCCAGCAGGCCAAGCTCAGCCAGCCGGCGCTGGAGACCCTCGCGGTGGTCGCCTACCGCCAGCCGGTCAGCCGCTCGCGCATCTCCGCGGTGCGCGGCGTGAACTGCGACGGCGTCATGCGCACCCTGCTGACCCGCGGCCTGATCGAGGAGGCCGGCACCGACGTGGACTCCGGCGCCATCCTCTACCGGACCACGCTGCTCTTCCTGGAGAAGATGGGCATGCGCACCCTCGACGAGCTGCCGGAGCTGGCTCCGCTGCTGCCGTCGGTGGAGTCGATGGAGGAGTCCGAGACACTGGCCTGA
- a CDS encoding ScpA family protein codes for MTLEAASAEQAPVPVPAGQNAGTAETGTAETGTADGGAARVEGFQVSLPEFEGPFDLLLGLIAKHKLDVTTLALSKVTDEFIAYIRSMGDSWDLDQASEFLVIAATLLDLKAARLLPAAEVEDEGDLALLEARDLLFARLLQYKAYKQVATELGHRHATAGRMFPRAVKLEPSFADLLPEVIINLTPEQFAALAVKAMTPKAVPEVSVTHLHGSAVSVREQVAVLIAKMREFRKASFDKLCEDAPDTLTIVARFLGLLELFREAVVMFDQPDAFAELTVSWTGSEEGELTVAVDEFDRSAPAEDAPEEQDGLDELDGLDELNEDEQWEAGEPE; via the coding sequence GTGACTCTGGAAGCAGCCTCCGCCGAACAGGCCCCGGTACCGGTACCGGCCGGCCAGAACGCCGGGACTGCCGAGACCGGGACTGCCGAGACCGGGACGGCCGACGGCGGCGCGGCGCGCGTCGAAGGCTTCCAGGTCAGCCTGCCGGAGTTCGAGGGCCCCTTCGACCTGCTCCTGGGCCTGATCGCCAAGCACAAGCTGGACGTCACCACCCTGGCGCTGTCCAAGGTCACCGACGAGTTCATCGCCTACATCCGGTCCATGGGCGACTCCTGGGACCTGGACCAGGCCTCGGAGTTCCTGGTCATCGCGGCCACCCTGCTGGACCTGAAGGCCGCGCGCCTGCTCCCGGCCGCCGAGGTCGAGGACGAGGGCGACCTGGCCCTGCTCGAAGCCCGCGACCTCCTGTTCGCCCGCCTGCTCCAGTACAAGGCCTACAAGCAGGTGGCGACCGAACTGGGCCACCGCCACGCCACCGCCGGCCGCATGTTCCCGCGCGCGGTGAAGCTGGAACCCTCCTTCGCCGACCTGCTCCCCGAAGTGATCATCAACCTCACCCCGGAACAGTTCGCGGCCCTGGCCGTGAAGGCGATGACCCCCAAGGCCGTGCCAGAGGTGTCGGTCACGCACCTGCACGGCAGCGCGGTCAGCGTCCGCGAACAGGTGGCAGTCCTGATCGCGAAGATGCGCGAGTTCCGCAAGGCCTCCTTCGACAAGCTCTGCGAGGACGCCCCGGACACCCTGACAATCGTCGCCCGTTTCCTCGGCCTGCTGGAACTCTTCCGCGAGGCCGTGGTGATGTTCGACCAGCCGGACGCCTTCGCCGAACTGACGGTCTCCTGGACCGGCAGCGAGGAGGGCGAACTGACGGTCGCGGTGGACGAGTTCGACCGCAGCGCCCCGGCCGAGGATGCGCCGGAGGAGCAGGACGGGCTGGATGAGCTGGACGGCCTGGACGAGCTGAACGAGGACGAGCAGTGGGAAGCGGGCGAGCCGGAATGA
- a CDS encoding ParA family protein, translating to MNTTDKTSDATRAGVEFDDPYGIIEDELRYQDGFDPDAEIEPDPDYAATLAPDPATQRRERVGPTGRPMPRFPVPRPPVEHGPARIIAMCNQKGGVGKTTSTINLGAALAEYGQKVLLVDFDPQGALSVGLGVNPMELDRTVYNLLMHRGVNVEDVLLKTVTPGMDLLPSNIDLSAAEVQLVTEVARESALARTLKPVMQDYDFIIIDCQPSLGLLTVNALTAAHSVIVPLECEFFALRGVALLTETIEKVRERLNPELELDGILATMYDARTVHGREVLARVVQAFGPQVFHTVIGRTVRFPETTVAGEPITSYASASVGAAAYRQLAREVLVRCHAG from the coding sequence ATGAACACGACTGACAAGACCTCCGACGCCACGCGCGCCGGAGTGGAGTTCGACGACCCCTACGGCATCATCGAGGACGAACTCCGCTACCAGGACGGGTTCGACCCGGACGCGGAGATAGAGCCCGATCCCGATTACGCCGCCACCCTGGCGCCGGACCCGGCGACGCAGCGCCGCGAGCGGGTGGGGCCCACGGGCCGCCCGATGCCGCGCTTCCCGGTGCCCCGGCCCCCGGTCGAGCACGGCCCCGCGCGCATCATCGCGATGTGCAACCAGAAGGGCGGCGTGGGCAAGACCACGTCCACCATCAACCTGGGCGCGGCGCTGGCCGAGTACGGGCAGAAGGTGCTGCTGGTCGACTTCGACCCGCAGGGCGCGCTGTCGGTGGGCCTGGGCGTGAACCCGATGGAGCTGGACCGCACCGTCTACAACCTGCTGATGCACCGCGGGGTGAACGTCGAGGACGTGCTGCTCAAGACGGTGACGCCGGGCATGGACCTGCTGCCGTCCAACATCGACCTGTCCGCCGCCGAGGTGCAGCTGGTCACCGAGGTCGCCCGCGAGTCGGCGCTGGCCCGCACGCTCAAGCCGGTGATGCAGGACTACGACTTCATCATCATCGACTGCCAGCCCTCGCTGGGTCTGCTCACCGTCAACGCCCTGACGGCCGCGCACAGCGTGATCGTCCCCCTGGAGTGCGAGTTCTTCGCGCTGCGCGGCGTGGCGCTGCTGACCGAGACCATCGAGAAGGTCCGCGAGCGGCTGAACCCGGAGCTGGAGCTGGACGGCATCCTGGCCACGATGTACGACGCGCGCACGGTGCACGGCCGCGAGGTGCTGGCCCGCGTGGTCCAGGCCTTCGGCCCGCAGGTGTTCCACACCGTGATCGGCCGCACCGTCCGCTTCCCGGAGACCACCGTCGCCGGCGAGCCCATCACCTCGTACGCCTCGGCCTCGGTGGGCGCCGCCGCCTACCGCCAGCTGGCGAGGGAGGTTCTGGTCCGGTGCCACGCCGGGTGA
- the xerD gene encoding site-specific tyrosine recombinase XerD — protein MSDDLESRVKAHLEHLSVERGLSANTLAAYRRDLARYRVFLDTRGCANFAAIERADISAFLASLQDGAASSAARTMSAVRGLHRFAVAEGWAGVDVTDDVPPPQVPMRLPKALPLDDVERLLAATEADEPMALRDRALLEFLYSTGARVSEAVALDVDDVDREDRTVILDGKGGKQRLVPVGSYACRAIDDYLVRLRPQLTRKARSGNAGALFLNARGGRLTRQGAWTVLGAVAERVGLAGKVSPHTLRHSFATHLLDGGADIRTVQELLGHSSATTTQIYTRVTVDRLREVYATSHPRALNS, from the coding sequence GTGTCCGACGACCTCGAATCCCGTGTGAAGGCCCACCTGGAGCACCTGTCCGTCGAGCGCGGCCTGAGTGCCAACACGCTCGCGGCTTATCGGCGAGACCTCGCTCGGTACAGGGTTTTCTTGGACACCCGCGGGTGTGCAAATTTCGCCGCCATCGAGCGCGCCGACATTTCCGCATTCCTGGCCAGTCTCCAGGACGGTGCCGCGTCGTCCGCCGCGCGCACCATGTCGGCGGTCCGCGGCCTGCACCGGTTCGCTGTAGCCGAGGGCTGGGCCGGTGTCGACGTCACCGACGACGTGCCGCCGCCGCAGGTGCCGATGCGCCTGCCCAAGGCGCTGCCGCTGGACGACGTCGAGCGGCTGCTCGCGGCGACCGAGGCGGACGAGCCCATGGCGTTGCGCGACAGGGCCCTGCTGGAGTTCCTGTACAGCACCGGGGCGCGCGTCAGCGAGGCGGTGGCGCTGGACGTGGACGACGTCGACCGCGAGGACCGCACGGTCATCCTGGACGGCAAGGGCGGCAAGCAGCGTCTGGTGCCGGTCGGTTCTTATGCGTGCCGTGCGATCGACGACTACCTCGTGCGGCTGCGCCCGCAACTGACGCGCAAGGCCCGATCCGGGAACGCAGGGGCGCTTTTCCTCAACGCGCGCGGCGGACGGCTGACGCGTCAGGGTGCGTGGACGGTCCTCGGCGCGGTGGCCGAGCGCGTGGGCCTGGCCGGCAAGGTCTCCCCGCACACGCTGCGGCACTCTTTCGCGACCCATTTGCTCGACGGGGGAGCGGACATCCGGACCGTGCAGGAATTGCTGGGTCACAGTTCGGCCACGACCACCCAGATCTACACCCGGGTGACCGTCGACCGGTTGCGTGAGGTCTACGCGACCAGCCATCCCAGGGCTCTGAACAGCTGA
- the ald gene encoding alanine dehydrogenase: MKVGVPRELKNNEFRVAITPSGVHELVRNGHEVFVEKDAGAGSSLSDEQYVAAGATILDTADEVWATGDLILKVKEPIAAEYHRMRRDQVLFTYLHLAASRECTDALLDSGITAIAYETVQLPDGSLPLLAPMSEVAGRMAAQVGAATLQKANGGRGVLMGGVPGVQAANVVVIGGGVSGINAALVAKGMGAHVKLLDKSISRLRQVDADQFGSIQTLASNAFEIEQACLDADLVIGAVLVPGAKAPKLVSNELVSRMKPGSVLVDIAIDQGGCFEDSHPTTHAEPTFQVHDSVFYCVANMPGAVPYTSTYALTNVTLPYAVEIANHGWKDACQRDHALALGLNTHDGQLTYPQVGEAHDLPSLKLDEVLA; the protein is encoded by the coding sequence ATGAAGGTCGGCGTTCCCCGCGAGCTCAAGAACAACGAGTTCCGTGTCGCGATCACCCCCTCCGGGGTCCACGAGCTGGTCCGCAACGGCCACGAGGTCTTCGTCGAGAAGGACGCCGGCGCCGGCTCGTCCCTGTCCGACGAGCAGTACGTCGCCGCCGGCGCGACGATCCTGGACACCGCCGACGAGGTCTGGGCCACCGGTGACCTGATCCTGAAGGTCAAGGAGCCGATCGCGGCGGAGTACCACCGCATGCGCCGCGACCAGGTCCTGTTCACCTACCTGCACCTGGCCGCCTCCCGCGAGTGCACCGACGCGCTGCTGGACTCCGGCATCACGGCCATCGCCTACGAGACCGTGCAGCTGCCCGACGGCTCGCTGCCGCTGCTGGCCCCGATGTCCGAGGTGGCCGGCCGGATGGCGGCCCAGGTCGGCGCGGCGACGCTGCAGAAGGCCAACGGCGGGCGCGGCGTGCTGATGGGCGGCGTGCCCGGCGTGCAGGCCGCGAACGTGGTGGTCATCGGCGGCGGCGTGTCCGGCATCAACGCCGCGCTGGTCGCCAAGGGCATGGGCGCGCACGTGAAGCTGCTCGACAAGAGCATCTCCCGGCTGCGCCAGGTGGACGCCGACCAGTTCGGCTCGATCCAGACCCTGGCCTCCAACGCCTTCGAGATCGAGCAGGCCTGCCTGGACGCCGACCTGGTCATCGGCGCGGTCCTGGTCCCCGGCGCCAAGGCGCCCAAGCTGGTCAGCAACGAGCTGGTCTCGCGTATGAAGCCGGGCTCGGTGCTCGTGGACATCGCCATCGACCAGGGCGGCTGCTTCGAGGACTCGCACCCGACCACGCACGCCGAGCCGACCTTCCAGGTCCACGACTCGGTCTTCTACTGCGTCGCCAACATGCCCGGCGCCGTGCCCTACACCTCCACCTACGCGCTGACCAACGTCACGCTGCCGTACGCGGTCGAGATCGCGAACCACGGCTGGAAGGACGCCTGCCAGCGCGACCACGCCCTGGCCCTGGGCCTGAACACGCACGACGGCCAGCTGACCTACCCGCAGGTCGGCGAGGCGCACGACCTGCCGTCGCTGAAGCTGGACGAGGTGCTGGCGTAA